Proteins from one Halovivax limisalsi genomic window:
- a CDS encoding DUF3006 domain-containing protein: MTDERTAVVDRIVDGETAVLLLEADNEVVDEITLPVDRLPEAGRHDGAVYGVEENDGERRTLSYRPEESRDRRERAQDRFDQLSDRLGEE; encoded by the coding sequence ATGACCGACGAACGAACGGCCGTGGTCGATCGGATCGTCGACGGCGAGACGGCGGTGCTGCTCCTCGAAGCCGACAATGAGGTCGTCGACGAGATCACGCTCCCAGTCGATCGGCTGCCGGAGGCCGGCCGACACGACGGCGCCGTCTACGGCGTCGAGGAGAACGACGGCGAGAGACGAACGCTCTCGTACCGGCCCGAGGAGTCTCGCGATCGGCGCGAGAGGGCGCAGGATCGATTCGACCAGTTATCCGATCGACTCGGCGAGGAGTGA
- a CDS encoding DUF2270 domain-containing protein, with translation MSDDSSDAGDAELGAEIDAELTPMIGVLGDAYRGELDRETTWRSRLDQTTTWTVTVIAAILTWAFSSPDNPHYVLLVAMVVAAVFLLVEARRYRDYDVYRARVRLFQQNLLADALDPESGVTHDDWRVELGDDYRRPTRKVSIHEAVSNRLRRIYAPLLFVLLVAWLVRITAFAPGEVGLDAAAVGTIPGIAVVAAIVAFYATVIGVLAWPRERQAKEEFRDGEHGEWKDA, from the coding sequence ATGAGCGATGACTCGAGCGACGCGGGAGACGCGGAACTGGGCGCGGAGATCGACGCGGAGCTCACGCCGATGATCGGCGTCCTGGGCGACGCCTACCGCGGCGAACTGGACCGGGAGACGACCTGGCGGTCGCGCCTCGACCAGACGACGACCTGGACGGTGACGGTGATCGCGGCGATCCTCACGTGGGCCTTCTCGAGCCCGGATAATCCCCACTACGTGTTGCTCGTGGCGATGGTCGTCGCGGCCGTTTTCCTCCTCGTCGAGGCCAGGCGGTATCGGGATTACGACGTCTACCGCGCTCGGGTTCGCCTCTTCCAGCAGAACCTGCTCGCCGACGCGCTCGATCCGGAGAGCGGGGTGACCCACGACGACTGGCGCGTCGAACTCGGCGACGACTACCGGCGGCCCACGCGGAAGGTGTCGATCCACGAGGCGGTTTCAAATCGGCTCCGGCGGATCTACGCCCCGCTCCTGTTCGTCCTGCTCGTCGCCTGGCTCGTCCGGATCACGGCGTTCGCACCCGGCGAAGTGGGCCTCGACGCGGCCGCCGTCGGGACGATTCCGGGCATCGCGGTCGTCGCCGCTATTGTGGCGTTCTACGCGACGGTCATCGGCGTCCTCGCGTGGCCGCGGGAGCGCCAGGCCAAAGAGGAGTTTCGCGACGGCGAGCACGGCGAGTGGAAAGACGCGTGA
- a CDS encoding DUF7344 domain-containing protein, whose amino-acid sequence MAHAIDATVDDRSLVLNRVRSGICRILDEEGSIRIPALARRLADRRAENFAAGGDAAARRAGDDPDTGDAARRHDPDSGDVAAHRPEFPADAIDRLSIALHHDHLPNLADRGVLEYRPDAGRVSMQNDVDVVEASIGDAVRVTDDG is encoded by the coding sequence ATGGCCCACGCAATCGACGCGACCGTCGACGACCGATCGCTCGTGCTCAACCGCGTCCGCAGCGGCATCTGCCGGATCCTGGACGAGGAGGGCTCGATCCGCATCCCGGCGCTCGCCCGACGTCTCGCGGATCGACGCGCCGAGAACTTCGCCGCTGGCGGGGACGCCGCTGCTCGACGCGCCGGGGACGATCCGGATACTGGAGACGCCGCTCGCCGCCACGACCCGGACTCCGGAGATGTCGCCGCTCACCGCCCCGAGTTCCCCGCGGACGCGATCGATCGCCTCTCCATCGCTCTCCACCACGACCACCTCCCGAACCTCGCGGACCGGGGCGTCCTCGAGTACCGTCCGGACGCTGGCCGCGTCTCCATGCAGAACGATGTCGACGTCGTCGAGGCGTCGATCGGTGACGCCGTGCGGGTGACCGACGACGGCTGA
- a CDS encoding bacterio-opsin activator domain-containing protein encodes MSLFGEFHVPSAAFALHKTLTALPEMAIEIERVVVTDEVLTPYFWVSGVRPSQFERAAGEDPTIEDVDKLDEFQDSALYRASWTNRVQSVLYVYTDLDAVILEAVGTDERWELRIRFDERDQLQVFQEYCQENRIAFSLQQLSELSQPKTGGQYGLTPKQQEALVTAWEHGYFETPRQSSLAEIAAELDITQQSLGKRIQRGHQSLIGNTLVVSSAYAAPDSPDPDLTH; translated from the coding sequence GTGAGTCTCTTCGGCGAATTCCACGTCCCCTCCGCCGCGTTCGCGCTGCACAAGACGCTGACGGCTCTCCCGGAGATGGCGATCGAGATCGAGCGCGTCGTCGTCACCGACGAGGTGCTGACGCCGTATTTCTGGGTCTCCGGGGTGCGACCGTCGCAGTTCGAACGCGCGGCCGGCGAGGACCCGACGATCGAGGACGTCGACAAGCTCGACGAGTTCCAGGACTCCGCGCTGTACCGGGCGTCGTGGACGAATCGGGTCCAGTCGGTCCTGTACGTCTACACCGACCTCGACGCGGTCATCCTCGAGGCCGTCGGCACCGACGAACGCTGGGAGCTTCGCATCCGCTTCGACGAGCGCGACCAGCTCCAGGTCTTCCAGGAGTACTGTCAGGAGAATCGGATCGCCTTCTCCCTCCAACAACTGTCGGAACTCTCCCAGCCGAAGACCGGCGGACAGTACGGGCTCACCCCGAAACAGCAGGAAGCGCTGGTAACCGCCTGGGAACACGGCTACTTCGAGACGCCGCGGCAGTCCTCGCTCGCGGAGATCGCCGCTGAACTGGACATCACGCAACAATCGCTCGGCAAACGCATCCAGCGGGGTCACCAGTCGCTGATCGGCAACACGCTCGTCGTCTCCTCGGCGTACGCGGCTCCCGATTCTCCCGACCCCGATTTAACGCACTGA
- a CDS encoding DUF502 domain-containing protein, whose amino-acid sequence MVDVTKTIRRWFVNGIAITIPLVVTLIVLLVVFDFVLGILSPVIDGVELLWNDEPPRAVVQLLTLGSLVGFFLLVGAVASHTPGERFSSALHRTVETIPGVSTVYLTIRRASEVLLEDDADQFKDVKLVAFPHENAYMLGFLTAETPDEIAGAVGADRMQTIMIPLGPNPTTNGFVMHVPEDNVHEVDVTVEAAIQAIATLGVATETSEFADSAA is encoded by the coding sequence ATGGTCGACGTCACGAAGACGATCAGGCGGTGGTTCGTCAACGGGATCGCCATCACGATTCCGCTCGTCGTCACCCTGATCGTGTTGCTCGTCGTGTTCGATTTCGTCCTCGGGATCCTGTCGCCCGTCATCGACGGCGTCGAGCTGCTGTGGAACGACGAACCGCCGCGGGCGGTGGTCCAGCTGCTGACGCTCGGGTCGCTCGTGGGGTTCTTCTTGCTCGTCGGCGCGGTCGCGTCCCACACGCCCGGCGAGCGGTTCTCGAGCGCGCTCCACCGGACGGTCGAGACGATTCCCGGGGTGAGCACGGTCTATCTGACGATCCGCCGGGCGAGCGAGGTCCTCCTCGAGGACGACGCCGACCAGTTCAAGGACGTCAAACTCGTGGCCTTTCCCCACGAGAACGCCTACATGCTTGGCTTTCTGACGGCCGAGACGCCGGACGAAATCGCCGGCGCCGTCGGCGCTGATCGGATGCAGACGATCATGATCCCCCTCGGGCCGAATCCGACGACGAACGGGTTCGTCATGCACGTGCCCGAGGACAACGTCCACGAGGTCGACGTGACGGTCGAAGCGGCCATCCAGGCGATCGCCACGCTCGGCGTCGCCACGGAAACGAGCGAGTTCGCTGATTCGGCGGCGTGA